Part of the Nothobranchius furzeri strain GRZ-AD chromosome 2, NfurGRZ-RIMD1, whole genome shotgun sequence genome, AACTccaatagcacgcctccaggcggttcagaactctgcagctcggttgttaacatttaccaggaggtctgaacatattacaccagtcctacgtgccttgcattggctccctgtcttttatcgcatcaggtttaaggtcatcctgtttgtgtttaaggcattaaactcaggggcacctaaatatcttgctgacatcatccaccaacatgtcccggtgcgttcccttaggtcagctgaccagaggatactaactgtgcctaggtacagcctgaagtctcgtgggagtcgtgccttttcagtacttggaccaactacctggaatgagctgccagcttaTGTAAAACAGGCTaagtcattagaaacctttaaaggaagactaaaaacacatctgttctcgctggcgttTGGACTCTGAAGTTgtgggaagtaggccggatattgGACTGCTAACTTGCACTCAGGTTTTCGTATTGTATTTTAAatcgatttcttattgtattttaaacggatttcttattgtatttttaatGGTCATTtctctgtcctattgtggtgctttttattggtgtacagcactttgtttgtccatttAGGCCATGTGAAAGTGCTCTATAaagaaagttgatttgatttgatttgatttaacgaAGTAAGGCCCATCCAGCAAAAGGTGCTCACCACAAAGATTTGTTCCAATGCCAATCATATAAATATGACTACAAAAAGACAAGCAAACTCAACTTTGATGCTACACACGCACAAGTGAATCTAGTGATGAAGAAATGTACCAAAGGCAGTTCTACTCAAAGTGAGTGAAAAATATCTGCACAGCATTCAGTCCAAACAAAATTGAAAATTACTAAACGTGAAGCCACAAGGTCTACCTGACCATGGACACACACTGCGCCTGAAAATTGATACAGGTGCATCGGGCAATACGCTCCCTATGCTCACATTCAGACAAATGTATGGAGCCAACAGTCATGCTGTGGACAAACTACAAAAATGCCATGTTAAACTCTGCATACAGTCGCCACAGAATTCACTGTTATCGCAAAATAGACATTCGTTAATGGAAGGATTCTGACTGGATCAACACCAAGTTTTATGTGGTGGATGTACCTGGACCAGCGATAGTCGGGCTACCCACATGTGACTGAAGCTGGTCACTGTAAATGTGGACTCGGTGAGCAATCACAAAAACCCATCAGAGCTTAAGAGGCTTGACTCACAAAAGAAAATATCCAGAACAGAGGATTTAAAACAAGCATTTCCTGATGTAGGGTTAAATATAGTTGCTTTTAAGCTCATTATTTTACctttacttgtgaccaataagctgaTACTCTATGTAAATAtagaatatagaatatcaacctgcttggtctttgtttCCCATcccattatcacttgtaagttgctttggacaaaagcgtctgctaaatacataaacataaaaaaggaAGTTAACATTTTAGTTAAATTTTATGAGCAGAGACCAACAGGTCACACTTTGGGAAGATTAGGTCCTAAAGCATTCACAGAATGCAACCAAACAAGTATTTCTATAAGCACGAGTTAGGTATTGTTATAAATCAGTTGCTGCAGGAGGGAGGGTGCCACTATATAAAGGCTGACACAAACACACAACTGACTTCAGTGCATAAAGGAATCATCTTGAGTTTCCTCCAGTTTTACCAGGTAATGTTTTTTCTTACAGGTTTCTGTTCAGTTATGGAAAAGATGCATTTAATgattaaaagcaaaaaatatgTTCTTGCTGGCAGCAGTTCAGAACTAACATCCTTAATCTGCAACTATGATGAAGCTGGTAAGTAAAAGCTGTATTAATGTGTGCGTGTAAGCTCTGATGTTGCACTAAACCTTCATAGAAATTCATTTAAAATATTTCTGTCATAGTTGACCATCGTTTTGGGTGCAGCGATGCTACTTGGTATGTCCAATTTAAGTTTCAGTTTTGACAAGTTCATAATTTATTGTTGCTAGGTAAATAATCTGATTTTGTTCCAATAGGCTTCATGGAACCAATGATGGGAGGTGAGAAAGCCCAGATTTTTGTTACCAAGTAAAAAAGTCTTTAACATATGTTATCAGTTAATGGACATAAAACGAATCTGatgtgaaaatgggttgaaactaTGATTTTTACACTTAAATAAATCCAAGATTCTGATTTAAAATCTATTTCCTGTTagaaaaaatctttattaaaacattgttttacagctGGCCACCGACCATGCTGGACCCGTTGGTACAACTCAGACAGTCCCAACAACGGACCAGGTGACATAGAGCTTTTAGCTGACCTGACTCATGAGTATCAAGGAGAAATTTGCCCCGTACCGATGAAAATCCAGGTCGAGACTGTTGACGGTGTTCCAGCCAACAAGACGGGACAGATATTCCACCTGTGAGTTGTTTTACAGTGACATGAAATCTTCATCCTTAAACGCTGATTTGATTCTTTCTCCAACAAAAAGTGTTTGGCACCATTTTGGAAATTTGACACTAAAAGCAGCAATGTGGTCATTATTTGGTATCAACTGTTGTCTTTCAGCTACTCCAACACCGGAGGGTTCATTTGTCGGAATGACCAGCAGAGTTCTGGCAAGTGCTTGGACTACAAAGTTCGCTTCCAATGCCAGTGTAACTCCAAGGAACATCTCTACTGCTGTTATTGACGAGACAAAAGAAATGAAAGTTGTGGGTTTTGCCAGCATTCCTAATTCTTCTTTTTAAAATTTTCCTCATTAAAATATTGATTCAAAGTCCAGGGTCTGGCTCTTATGTGCCACTGGTGCTCCCTAAAAGCTGTGTGAATTAATGAAGTGCAATAAAAAAAATCTTGAAaatctgatttttatttttgtcttttattcCCTAATTTGGCGTATTTAGTTCGAGCCTTCTATTGAGTTTTCATTTATTCTGAGACACATTTACAGTCAAATGAGtccaaaataataaaaacaaatcatTAAATTATTGAGCAATCTTCACATAATTAggtattaaataatgaaaataaatagTAAACAATTGCTACAAACATTTATTCATCAATCAGTGAATCCACCTCATGCTCCCTCACCCTGCACCGTCTCCACCCCGCGTACGTCCCACGATGCAGGATAATGTGCCCTACTATCTCCAGTTCCCCACATTCACACCTCCCATCTGGGTGTTTCCCAACCAAAAACATCTAATGATTTCACTTACTCCACATTTACCTGCGTGCTGTTTGATCCAGTGTTATTCAGCACATCTGTCTTCCATTTAGTAATCAGCCCAGCTGTTTTCCATCAGTAATCTTCCTCCTCACTATATAAACCCTTGGTTTGAAGTTCACTTTTAGACAGATTCTCCTGTTTGTTCTGTGTTGTAGCTGGTCTGGGCTGCTTGTTACTGCAATAATGATCAAGCAGGTGAGAGTTAGCTTGTAGAGCTAATATCACAAAAAACATGTTAGTTTAGTTTGACATTGCTTAAATGAAACGATTtattatttaactcattcactgccattgacgactaaagtcgtcattttagatccaaccgttcactgccaatgactactaaagtcgtcatttgcatttttttttactgtttgagcatcggaacgagcccccgcgctaagagaacaaacatctcagccctgaagccgatcttcatccgcatacgtcacagataacatgatcaggaagcaacacatccatgtgtttggagatcgttttgggccgttcctgtaaaaaaaagtgaggcgcgaaccggaaaagcatctgccgatcacaattcgacaacggattatgaaagaacggataatgctcgaaacttcttcctgatgtaagaggtgagtctcctctttattttggcatcgacatcatgctagcgcacaacgttctgcgactcttaaaaaaaacagtaaaaacggtgagaaacgctggcagcgaaggccgttagtaatcaggaaacggctggcagtgaatgacttaTAAACTAACTTTCTTGCAGTTGagcttcacttttgcctcagtgtTGCTGCTTGGTAATTTCAATTTCTCAAACTATCATCAGAATTTATCAGTTTGAATGTGAAATCACGAACTGGTATAATTTTCTCTTTCAGTTTATGTGAAGCCAAGTGAAGAAGGTAAAGGCAAGCACTCTATAACTACCTAATTTGGTCCCTCTGCTGAAGCTGTAAATGCTGCAACAATCTGCTAGAGATGCCTATTAGTAGAATAAACTGTAGTTTGGTTAAGCTAGTGTTGCTAATTGTGTGTTGCATAGATCCTCATGAACCAGCTTGGGACTTCTTTAAAACTGTAAATGCTAACATGATCTGTTAAGAgaaattattttaaattaaatctaTTTGTAGATCAAACTCTAATCTGGTGATGCCGTTCTTTAATGTGAATATTTATAGATCCTCATAATCACCATCACCCAAGGCTCTGCTGGACTAAGTGGTACAACAGAGACCATGCTGGTGGACAAGGTGACTATGAGACTCTGAAGGACCTGAGGAAAGGGAACCCTGGATAAATTTGTCCCAAACCTTCAGAAATCCAGAATGTTACCGTTCACGGAGGGTTCCCGGCTGAAAAGACGAACTAAAAGTTTTATGCGTGAGTTTTCATTAACTTGATGGATCTCTGCACACATGTAAATTTTATTTGGGCTGTCAAAATGCCGACATGTACTTGTACTACTTCCAGCTACAACACCAATGTGGGTTTCATTTGTCGCAATGAGGACCAGAAATCTGGCAAATGCAAAGACTACAAAGTCTGCTTTCATTGTCCATGCCACTGAGCAGAATGCTGGTGTTTTTTTCTCAactgtagaaaaaaaaacaaatgtgctCAATGTAGTCTGAACGTCTTTGCAAATGTTGGTTTTGAGCTTGAGATGTAGAACTTCATAGGTGTAGAGAGCTTAAGACATGCCCAGTATTTACAATTTTTGGAACATAAGCTTGGAGCAAGTCTACTTGCTGTTAAAGGGAAAATTGGTGTCTGCCACCATGTAGAAAAACTACAAACCTCCTGGACTAAGGTCATGTCTAAAGCAAAAAACTAAAACAAGAGTACTTGGTGTGATTAAAGATCATTGTGTATGGTGCGCAATGCAGAGTGATGGGAACTTGATGTAAGTTCAGCCATAAAGAGACTACCTCTACCCTTGATGTCATTACATCTCTAACACTTTGTGGTTGCAGCGGTGCTAGGAGTTGTCAAAGGAAGAATCTTTTACCTGACGAGCGAGGAGTAGTTTCCCCCCGTGTCTCTTTCAGACCACAGTGATGGCTAGGCAGAAGGCTAATTGAACCGCTGCTAGCAAACATTGTGTCTCCCCTGCCTGTGAACTGGTCCGACCCGAATCTCAGTGAGTCCATCTCATTGTTCAAGCAAAAAATGTCCGTTTACCTAGAAGATGACTGTAAACAAGCACCTAAAATATGCCGAGGCATAGGTGACAAGGGCTTAAGAGGCTAAATGCTAGCGGGCTAACTGAAGATGATATAAAGGTTCCTGCAAATCTGTGGATGTTTTTTGAGGGACAACTGAAACTGGATTTCCAGGATTCAGACTCCACCTCATGCAGTACAGACAAGTCAGATGAGGGCATTGATGACTTTGTGACCAGAGCCAGAAAACTTGCATTAAAATGCCAGTTTACTGACCGGGAGCTGAACGCCTTGAGCTAATCGCAGCACACCGCATGATGCTTTTAGACACGTACCATATGGAAAGGCTGCTCACTGGGTGAAGTACTAGCAGAGGGTGGAAAACATGAAGCCCTAATGGCAGAAAACTTGCAAATACAACAACTTGGGCTAAAAAACACAGCGAAACATGAAAAGCTGGATGCCATAAGCAGAGGTACATCACATGTTACACCACTGCCAGCATTTGATGACATGTGTCGTTCCTATGGGACACTGGGACAAAtaatgcaaaaaaacaaaacaaaacaaaaaaaaattcagaAGCAGCCCAATCTGCACCAAAGAAGTAAGGCCCATCCAGCAAAGGGTGCTCACCACAAAGATTTGTTCCAATGCCAGTCATATAAATATGACTACAAAAAGACAAGCAAACTCAACTTTGATGCTACACACACAAGTGAATCTAGTGATGAAGAAATGTACCAAAGGCAGTTCTACTCAAAGTGAGTGAAAAATGTCTGCACAGCATTGAGtccaaaaaaaatgaaaaaatactaAACGTGAAGCCACAAGGTCTACCTGACCATGGACACACACTGCGCCTGAAAATTGATACAGGAGCATCGGGCAATACGCTCCCTATGCTCACATCCAGACAAATGTATGGAACCAACAGTTATGCTGTGGTCAAACTACAAAAATGCCATGTTAAACTATCTGCATACAGTGGCCACAGAATTCACTGTTATGGCAAAATAGACATTCTATGTCAATGGAAGGATTCTGACTGGATCAACACCAAGTTTTATGTGGTGGATGTACCTGGACCAGCGATAGTCGGGCTACCCACATGTGAGTAACTGAAGCTGGTCACTGTAAATGTGGACTCGGTGAGCAATCACAAAAACCCATCAGAGCTTAAGAGGGTTGACTCACAAAACAAAATATCCAGAACAGAGGATTTAAAACAAGCATTTCCTGATGTAGGGTTAAAtatagttgcttttaagcttattattttacttttacttgtgaccaataagctgaTACTCTatgtaaatatagaatatcaacctgcttggtctttgtttCCCATcccattatcacttgtaagttgctttggacaaaagcgtctgctaaatacataaacataaaaaaggaAGTTAAAATTTTAGTTAAATTTTATGAGCAGAGACCAACAGGTCACACTTTGGGAAGATTAGGTCCTAAAGCATTCACAGAATGCAACCAAACAAGTATTTCTATAAGCACGAGTTAGGTATTGTTATAAATCAGTTGCTGCAGGAGGGAGGGTGCCGCTATATAAAGGCTGACACAAACACACAACTGACTTCAGTGCATAAAGGAATCATCTTGAGTTTCCTCCAGTTTTACCAGGTAATGTTTTTTCTTACAGGTTTCTGTTCAGTTATGGAAAAGATGCATTTAATgattaaaagcaaaaaatatgTTCTTGTTGGCAGCAGTTCAGAACTAACATCCTTAATCTGCAACTATGATGAAGCTGGTAAGTAAAAGTTGTATTAATGTGTGAGTGTAAGCTCTGATGTTGCACTAAACCTTCATAGAAATTCATTTAAAATATTTCTGTCAAAGCTGACCATCGTTTTGGGTGCAGCGATGCTACTTGGTATGTCCAATTTAAGTTTCAGTTTTGACAAGTTCATAATTTTTTGTTGCTAGGTAAATAATCTGATTTTGTTCCAATAGGCTTCATGGAACCAATGTTGGGAGGTGAGAAAGCCCAGATTTTTGTTACCAAGTAAAAAAATCTTTAACATATGTTATCAGTTAATGGacataaaacaaatctgatgtgaaaatgggttgaaactaTGATTCTTGCACTTAAATAAATCCAAGATTCTGATTTAAAATCTATTTCCTGTTagaaaaaatctttattaaaacaccGTTTTACAGCTGGTCACCGACCATGCTGGACCCGTTGGATCAACTCAGACAGTCCCAATGACGGACCAGGTGACATAGAGCTTTTAGCTGACCTGACTCATGAGTTTCGAGGAGAAGTTTGCGAAATACCGCTGAAAATCCAGGTCGAGACTGTTGACGGTGTTCCAGCCAACAAGACGGGACAGATATTTCACCTGTGAGTTGTTTTAAAGTGACATGAAATCTTCATCCTTAAACGCTGATTTGATTCTTTCTCCAAAAAAAGTGGCGTTATTTTGGAAATTTGACACTAAAAGCAGAAATGTGGTCACTATTGGTATCAACTGATGTCTTTCAGCTACTCCAACACCCAAGGGTTCATTTGTCGGAATGACCAGCAGGGTTCTGGCAAGTGCTTGGACTACAAAGTTCGCTTCCAATGCCAGTGTAACTCCAAGGAACAGGTCTACTGCTGTAATTGACGagacaaacaaaataaaagttgTGGGTTTTGCCAGCATTcccaattctttttttttttattttcctcaaTGAAATAATGATTCAAGGTCCAGGGTCTGGCTCTTATGTGCAACTGGTGCTCCCTAAAAGCTGTGTGAACAAGCATcgtgcaatatatatatatatatatatatatatatatatatatatatatatatatatatatatatacacatatatatatatatacacatatatatatatacacatatatatatatatatatatacacatatatatatatatatatatatatatacacatatatatatatatatatatatatatatatatatatatatatacatatatatatatatatatacatatatatatatatatatatatatatatatatatatatatacacatatatatatatatatatatatatatatatatatatatacacatatatatatatatatatatatatatatatatatatatatacacatatatatatatatatatatatatatatatatatatatatacacatatatatatatatatatatatatatatatatatatatatatatacacatatatatatatatatatatatatatatatatatacacatatatatatatatatatatatatatatatatatatatatatatatacacatatatatatatatatatatatatatatatatacacatatatatatatatatatatatatatatatatatatacacatatatatatatatatatatatatatatatatatatatatatatatatatatatatatgtgtatatatatatatatatatatatatatatatatatatgtgtatatatatatatatatatatatatatatatatatatatatatatatatatatatatatatatgtgtatatatatatatatatatatatatatatatatatatatatatatatatatatatatatatatatatatacatatatatatatatatatatatatacatatatatatatatatatatatatatatatatatatatacatatatatatatatatatatatatatatatatatatatacatatatatatatatatacatatatacatatatatatatatatatatatacatatatatatatatatatatatatacacatatatatatatatatatatatatatatatatacacatatatatatatatatatatatatatatatatacacatatatatatatatatatatatatatatatatacacatatatatatatatatatatatatatgtatatatactttGGGGGAATTAATGAAGTGCAATAAAGAAAATCTTGCAaatctgatttttatttttgtcttttattcCCTAATTTGGCATATTTAGACCGAGCCTTCTTTTTAGTTTTCATTTATTCTGAGACACATTTACAGTCAAATGAgtccaaaataataaaaataaatcaataaattatTGAGCAATCTTCAGTTATAATTagttattaaataatgaaaataaatagTAAACAATTGCTACAAACATTTATTCATCAATCAGTGAATCCACCTCATGCGCCCTCACCCTGCATTGTCTCCACCCCGCGTACGTCCCACAATGCAGGATAATGTGCCGTACTATCTCCAGTTCCCCACATTCACACCTCCCATCTGGGTGTTTCCCAACCAAAAACATCTAATGATTTCACTTACTCCACATTTACCTGTGTGCTGTTTGATCCAGTGTTATTCAGCACATCTGTCTTCCATTTAGTAATCAGCCCAGCTGTTTTCCATCAGTAATCTTCCTCCTCACTGTATAAACCCTTGGTTTGAAGTTCACTTTTAGACAGATTCTTCTGTGTTGTAGCTGGTCTGGGCTGCTTGTTACTGCAATAATGATCAAGCAGGTGAGAGTTAGCTTGTAGAGCTAATATCACAAAAACTTGTTAGTTTAGTTTTAAATTGCTTAAATGAAACAATTtattatttaactcattcacttccattgatgactaaagttgtcattttagatccaaccgttcactgccaatgactactaaagtcgtcatttgcatttttttactgtttgagcatcggaacgagcccccgcgctgagagaacaaacatctcagccctgaagccgatcttcatctgcatacgtcacagatcacatgatcaggaagcaacacatccatgtgtttggagatcgttttgggccgttcctgtaaaaaaaagtgaggcgcgaaccggaaaagcgtctgccgatcacaatttgacaaattTGACAATTGGTTTGTAAATGTGGACTCGGTGAGcaatcacaaaaacaaatcagagcTTAAGAGGCTTGACtcacaaaaaaatttaaaataaatgaatCCACAACAGAGGATTTAAAACAAGCATTTCCTGATGTAgggttaaatattgttgcttttaagcataTTACATTACCTTTACTTGTGACCAATCAGCTGATACTCTATGTAaacatagaatatcaacctgcttggtttttgagtgtttaatcagaagattctaggattctttgctttttcaaggatcaaacacacttcatcgtaattcagacagagtcaggtttataaaaaataagaatttattttctgaacaattaaaaacatgacaagttacgtAGACTACTGtggtggatggatctaggtggattggatgtgatgtatggtgactgtgtgaatgtgaggttatcagaaccttcgtatctagaagacttgagttctgggtgaaaagaatttggtttgcatttaactatgaagttggttcttatcaaaaaggcatcagacacaatctgtgtgtctacctcaccctttctttggagaccctcttcacggatccaaaggtcagggaggtcggatgacctctgggcatcgaggtttggtagattaaccgcagcaccaactCTCCAGTCCAAAGATGTttccgagtcacaacagatagatggaaTCGTTTGTGTCTAGAACAGCtgattctgaatagctgaaggaaccgttttgctgtgtcagatgtaggcagcttttagcttgtcgaaagctttgggTTAAAGAGTGTTCACTTCGGATGGCCTGTTCGTAGTTTTCTCCAGAACTGACTCACCGTGAAGTGAGCTCtaatttaatattctcatattatgatttactaacaaatcagaattgGCCATGTAAGAAGAGTTTTAACAacgaacctcagaaaacacgccttgcCTCAGATACAGGCATTCTGATTCGTGGagcagaaagcaatgtgtcatgataatagcttaaccttgtcattgtcacgtgtctgagtgtgtgagctgtcagaaaatagtgattcacttgttaaaccagcattactgatcataatatcaaaatgtttcatttcaaacaaaaattaatttcaaacttcagtaattcaagcacagattaattaaaacatttcattagtattcatataacatctgTTACTTTCATTGCATGATTAATTGACTGATATGAGCTGAAaacgttcactttattcagagagtgagcacttctgcgggggcgataagggaagcttaggtCTTGAAACGAGACCAGTTTGTTGACAATAagctatcatgtgttcagagctgcagagaggcccggactccagctgatggaatggcaggatccggcagattaaaggcaacacatgtagactcctgtctccatgta contains:
- the LOC129165280 gene encoding cartilage intermediate layer protein 1-like — its product is MMKLLTIVLGAAMLLGFMEPMMGAGHRPCWTRWYNSDSPNNGPGDIELLADLTHEYQGEICPVPMKIQVETVDGVPANKTGQIFHLYSNTGGFICRNDQQSSGKCLDYKVRFQCQCNSKEHLYCCY
- the LOC129165286 gene encoding cartilage intermediate layer protein 1-like — its product is MMKLLTIVLGAAMLLGFMEPMLGAGHRPCWTRWINSDSPNDGPGDIELLADLTHEFRGEVCEIPLKIQVETVDGVPANKTGQIFHLYSNTQGFICRNDQQGSGKCLDYKVRFQCQCNSKEQVYCCN